A portion of the Sulfurospirillum diekertiae genome contains these proteins:
- the frr gene encoding ribosome recycling factor, which translates to MELNKIYAEQKEHMEKCISALKRDFITIRSGKVSTSILDNIHVDYYGTPTGLSQVATVLATDATTITISPWEKKMLREIEKAIMQANIGVNPNNDGETIKLFFPPMTTEQRKEGAKQAKAMGDKAKIAIRNVRKDSNDQVKKLEKDKVITEDGSKKGQDEVQKITDATVSKVDELVREKESELLKI; encoded by the coding sequence ATGGAACTCAATAAAATCTATGCTGAACAAAAAGAGCATATGGAAAAATGTATCTCAGCACTCAAACGCGACTTTATAACCATTCGTAGTGGTAAAGTTTCTACCTCAATTTTGGATAATATTCATGTCGATTACTATGGAACACCAACAGGCCTTAGTCAAGTAGCGACTGTTTTAGCCACTGATGCAACCACCATCACCATCTCTCCCTGGGAAAAAAAGATGCTCAGAGAGATCGAAAAAGCGATTATGCAAGCGAACATTGGCGTCAATCCTAACAACGATGGCGAAACCATTAAACTTTTCTTCCCTCCAATGACAACCGAGCAACGCAAAGAGGGAGCAAAACAAGCTAAAGCGATGGGCGATAAAGCCAAAATTGCGATTCGAAATGTCCGTAAAGATTCTAATGATCAAGTCAAAAAACTTGAAAAAGATAAAGTGATCACTGAAGATGGTTCTAAAAAAGGACAAGATGAAGTACAAAAAATCACCGATGCAACCGTTTCAAAAGTCGACGAACTCGTCAGAGAAAAAGAATCTGAACTTCTCAAAATTTAA
- a CDS encoding polysaccharide deacetylase family protein, with product MKSFWLVLCLSVMVWADAHIFIYHRFNDSRYPSTNTTLEELRKEFDYFKKNGYEVIPLEKLVQALHNKETIPDNWIVLTVDDNYKSFYEHGLALFKEYHYPFTMFVYVGATEQKYGDFMSWDQLKETAKYGSLEFHSLNHPHMTELSNEALKKDFDEGLALFEKHLGLKPHYFSYPFGEFSPRVKAIAQSYGFEAILNQTMGAVASFSDPLDLDRSALVGKSDLTGFLKYKALEATWFEPTVLLSDGKLGALHVKAQTTSTKGGIYISEHGYQEVSLSDGVFEAQINKILTKDRTRIIVSVGNKISTKLLVKDKYGTQ from the coding sequence ATGAAATCCTTTTGGCTTGTATTATGTTTGAGTGTCATGGTATGGGCAGATGCCCATATCTTTATCTACCATCGTTTTAACGATTCAAGATATCCCTCAACCAATACAACACTTGAAGAACTTCGCAAAGAGTTTGACTACTTTAAAAAAAATGGCTACGAAGTCATTCCCCTTGAAAAACTAGTCCAAGCACTTCACAACAAAGAGACAATTCCAGATAATTGGATTGTTCTCACCGTTGATGATAACTATAAAAGCTTTTACGAACATGGCCTAGCACTCTTTAAAGAGTACCACTACCCCTTCACCATGTTCGTCTATGTCGGAGCAACGGAGCAAAAATACGGTGATTTTATGAGTTGGGACCAACTGAAAGAGACAGCCAAATATGGCTCTTTAGAGTTTCATTCTCTCAACCACCCCCATATGACAGAACTAAGTAATGAAGCACTTAAAAAAGACTTTGATGAGGGATTAGCCCTTTTTGAAAAGCATCTTGGTCTAAAGCCTCATTATTTTTCTTATCCTTTTGGCGAATTTAGCCCTCGAGTAAAAGCCATTGCACAAAGCTATGGTTTTGAAGCTATTTTAAACCAAACGATGGGTGCTGTTGCAAGCTTCAGCGATCCGCTTGATTTAGACCGCTCCGCACTGGTTGGCAAAAGCGATTTAACTGGATTTTTAAAATATAAAGCCCTTGAAGCCACCTGGTTTGAACCTACGGTATTGCTCAGTGATGGCAAACTTGGCGCTTTACATGTAAAAGCACAAACCACTTCGACTAAAGGCGGTATTTACATCAGCGAACATGGATATCAAGAAGTGAGTCTCAGTGATGGTGTGTTTGAAGCACAAATCAATAAAATACTCACCAAAGATCGCACGCGGATCATCGTCTCTGTGGGCAACAAAATTTCAACGAAACTACTTGTAAAGGATAAATATGGAACTCAATAA
- the pyrE gene encoding orotate phosphoribosyltransferase encodes MHIEKIYKDANALLEGHFLLSSGKHSHYYLQSAKVLEDPKVAEQLAVALAKMINASNLEIDTICSPALGGVLAGYELARALGKRFIFAERVNGEMTIRRGFEVSKGEKILVCEDIITTGGSALEAAKIAESMGGVIVGFAALANRGFCKRVGSDLAGKPTCKLPNDAPFFALADFEFDIYEPSECPLCKEGSIAIKPGSRGN; translated from the coding sequence ATGCACATTGAAAAAATTTATAAAGATGCCAATGCACTTTTAGAGGGTCACTTTTTACTCAGCAGTGGTAAACACTCACACTACTACCTTCAAAGTGCCAAAGTCTTGGAAGACCCCAAAGTGGCTGAGCAATTAGCCGTGGCATTAGCCAAAATGATTAACGCTTCCAACCTTGAAATTGACACCATTTGTTCCCCCGCACTCGGAGGCGTTTTAGCAGGGTATGAGCTTGCGCGCGCCCTTGGAAAACGTTTTATTTTTGCCGAGCGTGTCAATGGAGAAATGACGATTCGCAGAGGCTTTGAAGTATCAAAAGGTGAAAAAATCCTTGTCTGCGAAGACATTATCACCACGGGCGGTTCTGCCTTAGAAGCGGCAAAAATTGCCGAAAGTATGGGTGGTGTGATCGTTGGATTTGCAGCGCTTGCGAACCGCGGTTTTTGTAAACGTGTGGGAAGCGATTTAGCAGGAAAGCCTACATGTAAACTTCCTAATGATGCACCATTTTTTGCGTTAGCTGATTTTGAATTTGACATTTATGAGCCAAGCGAATGCCCTTTATGTAAAGAAGGCAGCATAGCAATCAAACCAGGCAGCAGAGGAAACTAA
- a CDS encoding RDD family protein, translating into MKTSLPSYSIAPFTQRFKAFVVDSFMLLMPILYIVFYLVYGSREGFAAHMLQGWLLILLPYGALTLFFLKRKGQTPGYKAYDLLLIDLSAKQKISLVQLLIRYLCMLLTAFTIIGLLLPLIRKDNLALYDIVSQTAPIVK; encoded by the coding sequence TTGAAAACCTCTTTACCTTCTTACTCCATCGCCCCCTTTACCCAGCGTTTTAAAGCTTTTGTCGTAGATTCATTTATGCTTTTGATGCCGATTTTATACATCGTTTTTTATCTCGTTTATGGCTCACGTGAAGGCTTTGCGGCACATATGCTTCAAGGATGGCTTTTGATTCTCCTTCCTTATGGCGCCCTTACCCTTTTCTTTCTCAAACGAAAAGGTCAAACCCCAGGGTATAAAGCGTATGATCTTTTACTGATTGATCTTAGCGCCAAACAAAAAATCTCTCTCGTGCAGCTCCTTATACGTTATCTTTGCATGCTTTTGACCGCTTTTACGATCATCGGACTTTTGTTACCACTGATACGCAAAGACAACCTAGCACTCTATGATATTGTAAGCCAAACTGCACCCATTGTTAAATGA
- a CDS encoding MFS transporter — protein MPKILQTIGYSAPQIGAIFALAPLMRFFRTLFFLKHFELNQKVFYTALGGAILSIVLFYPTIHHFYLFMLPNMLLGACLGMILPYIETYAMEHLQKERFGKSRLFGSIGFMLIGIVLARHLENYTNGLHYLLLAISATALFAYWLTQNNVHFTTANLTKEEPFHFLHVKYLWISLFLMQVSFGGFYNFFTIYETAHGISLEMTSYLWAFGVICEIILFYFQAPLLKRFSLLALVKLGVLTTALRWFLLFAFPSSLWISYLSQSMHAFSFALHHTAALSLLYTLYANKKLAAQFYYGFSFGLGGFVGALLAGYFYGEYLYVYASFIALLSLGSLMLFKGKE, from the coding sequence ATGCCAAAAATTTTGCAAACGATCGGTTACAGTGCACCTCAAATTGGTGCTATTTTTGCCTTAGCCCCTTTAATGCGTTTTTTTCGTACCCTTTTCTTTCTGAAACATTTTGAACTCAATCAAAAGGTCTTTTACACAGCCCTTGGTGGCGCTATCCTTTCCATTGTACTCTTCTACCCAACCATTCACCATTTCTACCTCTTTATGCTTCCTAATATGCTTCTTGGAGCCTGTTTGGGCATGATATTGCCCTACATTGAAACCTATGCGATGGAACATCTACAAAAAGAGCGTTTTGGAAAATCACGCCTGTTTGGCTCTATCGGTTTTATGCTGATTGGCATTGTCTTAGCACGCCACTTGGAAAACTACACCAATGGCTTACATTATCTACTTTTAGCGATTAGCGCAACGGCTTTGTTTGCCTATTGGCTCACACAGAACAATGTTCATTTTACAACGGCAAATCTCACCAAAGAAGAGCCTTTTCACTTTTTACATGTAAAGTATTTATGGATCAGTCTTTTCTTAATGCAGGTCAGTTTTGGGGGATTTTATAACTTCTTTACCATTTACGAAACAGCGCATGGAATTAGCCTTGAAATGACCAGTTACTTGTGGGCTTTTGGTGTCATTTGTGAAATTATACTGTTCTATTTTCAAGCACCTTTATTGAAACGCTTTAGCCTTTTAGCCTTGGTGAAATTGGGAGTTTTGACAACAGCCCTTCGTTGGTTCTTACTCTTTGCCTTTCCCTCATCACTTTGGATCTCCTATCTTTCTCAATCTATGCATGCCTTTAGCTTTGCACTGCATCATACTGCAGCCCTTAGCCTTCTGTACACACTATATGCGAACAAAAAACTGGCAGCTCAATTTTACTATGGTTTCTCTTTTGGATTAGGAGGATTTGTCGGGGCACTACTTGCAGGGTATTTTTACGGTGAGTATCTTTACGTATATGCAAGCTTCATCGCACTACTCTCGCTAGGAAGCTTGATGCTTTTCAAGGGGAAAGAATAA
- a CDS encoding flagellar basal body-associated FliL family protein, protein MFNEKLLKFSLAFIVLLLIIGFLILNYILKDNNNESSYTSSPVAKKANNLSTDAREVSLDTIYINIRSQKYKILKADIALVMKSNTSKKSLQGNMDNVRNAVLQYLNAMDANGLETVSGKERLKEELIDMLENTFGYQIETIYIKNFILSP, encoded by the coding sequence ATGTTTAATGAAAAACTACTCAAATTCTCTTTAGCTTTTATTGTGCTGTTGCTTATTATAGGCTTTTTGATACTAAATTATATACTTAAAGATAATAATAACGAATCCTCTTATACGTCATCTCCTGTTGCAAAAAAGGCAAACAATTTAAGTACAGATGCTAGAGAAGTCAGTCTGGATACAATTTATATCAATATTAGATCCCAAAAATATAAGATTCTAAAAGCGGATATTGCCTTGGTTATGAAAAGCAATACCAGCAAGAAATCGTTGCAAGGTAATATGGATAACGTGCGTAATGCCGTTTTACAGTATCTTAATGCAATGGATGCCAATGGTCTTGAGACGGTCAGTGGAAAAGAGCGTCTTAAAGAGGAACTGATTGATATGTTGGAAAATACATTTGGGTATCAAATTGAGACGATTTACATTAAAAACTTTATTCTTTCCCCTTGA
- the secG gene encoding preprotein translocase subunit SecG, giving the protein MTTVLLVLQFVFTVILTVSVLLQKSSSIGLGAYSGSNESLFGAKGPAGFMAKFTFVMAIFFIANTLALGYFYNQTKKVSIAEDIKIEKSVVPSVPAPVTTAPSAPEAPSAK; this is encoded by the coding sequence ATGACCACCGTTTTACTGGTATTACAATTTGTATTTACCGTTATTTTAACTGTTTCTGTACTCCTTCAAAAAAGTTCATCTATTGGTCTTGGCGCTTATAGTGGAAGTAACGAATCTCTCTTTGGAGCAAAAGGTCCAGCAGGATTTATGGCAAAATTTACATTTGTTATGGCAATCTTTTTCATTGCAAATACCCTTGCTTTAGGTTATTTTTACAACCAAACTAAAAAAGTTTCCATTGCTGAAGATATCAAAATTGAAAAAAGCGTTGTTCCAAGTGTTCCAGCTCCTGTTACAACAGCTCCATCAGCCCCAGAAGCTCCTAGCGCTAAATAA